From the genome of Malus sylvestris chromosome 6, drMalSylv7.2, whole genome shotgun sequence, one region includes:
- the LOC126627394 gene encoding agamous-like MADS-box protein AGL80, which produces MSRKKVKLAYIQNHTTRKLTFKKRKKGFMKKMSEITTLCDVEACAIVYGQNDTQPEVWPSPSGVQGTYAKFRTMPSMEQTKKQLNMETFLRQRIDKAKDQLRKQKKENREKEMSILMSQCLTGRSLHDLSMGDLTDLGWVVDHKVEDINRKVKKVHDELAWNGSNQVQVVPTQPPPPAISVGTMNMQQTQSQAAPMEMMTLQDQQPQQQMGAIGANTGDDFLPFGDQNHQSLWSNIPYYP; this is translated from the coding sequence ATGTCCCGAAAGAAGGTGAAGCTTGCCTACATCCAAAACCACACGACTCGAAAACTAACattcaaaaaaagaaagaagggttTTATGAAGAAGATGAGCGAAATCACTACCCTTTGTGATGTTGAGGCATGTGCTATCGTTTATGGACAGAACGATACTCAGCCTGAGGTTTGGCCATCCCCTTCTGGAGTACAAGGCACTTACGCGAAGTTCAGGACAATGCCCTCAATGGAGCAAACCAAAAAGCAGCTGAACATGGAGACTTTTCTGAGGCAGCGGATTGACAAGGCAAAGGACCAGCTGAGGAAACAGAAGAAGGAGAACCGGGAGAAAGAAATGTCAATCCTGATGAGCCAGTGTCTAACAGGGAGGTCCCTACACGATCTGAGCATGGGGGATTTGACTGACTTAGGGTGGGTGGTTGACCACAAAGTGGAGGATATCAATAGAAAGGTGAAGAAAGTGCATGACGAGTTGGCTTGGAACGGGAGCAATCAAGTCCAAGTAGTACCAACACAGCCACCACCACCAGCGATCAGTGTTGGAACGATGAACATGCAACAAACTCAGTCTCAAGCTGCACCGATGGAGATGATGACCCTGCAAGACCAGCAGCCGCAACAGCAGATGGGAGCAATTGGAGCAAACACCGGGGACGACTTTCTGCCCTTTGGGGACCAGAACCACCAATCTCTGTGGTCTAATATTCCATATTACCCTTGA
- the LOC126627393 gene encoding agamous-like MADS-box protein AGL80, producing the protein MSRKKVKLAYIQNDTTRKLTFKKRKKGFMKKMSEITALCDVEACAVVYGQNDTQPEVWPSPSGVQGTYAKFRAMPSMEQTKNQLNMVTFLRQRIEKAKEQLRKQKKENREKEMSILMNQCLTGRSLQDLNMGDLKDLGWVVDHNVEEINKKVKKVNDELARNGSS; encoded by the coding sequence ATGTCCCGAAAGAAGGTGAAGCTTGCCTACATCCAAAACGACACGACTCGAAAACTAACattcaaaaaaagaaagaagggttTCATGAAGAAGATGAGTGAAATCACTGCCCTTTGTGATGTTGAGGCATGTGCTGTTGTTTACGGACAGAACGATACTCAGCCCGAGGTTTGGCCATCCCCTTCGGGAGTACAAGGCACTTACGCGAAGTTCAGGGCCATGCCGTCAATGGAGCAGACCAAAAATCAACTGAACATGGTGACTTTTCTGAGGCAGCGGATCGAGAAGGCAAAGGAACAGCTGAGGAAACAGAAGAAGGAGAACCGGGAGAAAGAAATGTCAATCCTGATGAACCAGTGTCTGACTGGGAGGTCCCTTCAAGATCTGAACATGGGGGATCTGAAAGACCTAGGGTGGGTGGTTGACCACAACGTGGAAGAGATCAATAAAAAGGTGAAGAAAGTGAATGACGAGCTGGCTAGGAACGGGAGCAGTTAA